The following proteins are co-located in the Brevibacillus laterosporus DSM 25 genome:
- a CDS encoding YwhD family protein has protein sequence MNLFDNKKNNGFTIVSKKTDVHGGFGQGVLDLSHVSAVIIDVEGNDAYIDMGAMHAKSTVERGIKFSTNKEDVPNGKPYWIVWVTIDRKEEGPYYAGVTACYMEVDREARRGYKLLVDHVNRMDAAMKRKLMVNELGETEKVALRKLLMEHNSDMWANSSEELKQSLEIQS, from the coding sequence ATGAATTTATTTGATAATAAAAAAAATAACGGATTTACTATTGTGAGTAAAAAGACAGATGTTCATGGTGGATTCGGTCAAGGTGTGCTTGACTTAAGTCATGTTTCTGCTGTCATTATCGATGTAGAGGGAAATGATGCCTACATTGACATGGGAGCGATGCATGCCAAGAGTACTGTTGAACGAGGCATCAAATTTTCCACGAATAAGGAAGATGTTCCGAATGGAAAACCGTACTGGATCGTCTGGGTTACCATTGACCGCAAAGAAGAGGGACCTTACTATGCCGGTGTAACTGCTTGTTATATGGAGGTTGACCGTGAAGCACGTCGTGGATACAAACTATTGGTAGATCACGTTAACCGCATGGATGCTGCTATGAAGCGTAAACTCATGGTGAATGAGCTAGGGGAAACCGAAAAAGTAGCATTGCGGAAATTGTTGATGGAACACAATTCAGACATGTGGGCAAATTCGTCTGAAGAACTTAAGCAGAGCTTAGAGATACAGTCATAG
- a CDS encoding YwgA family protein, producing MHRGHAKIMRLVEVLGEVTGRKKLQKMVYISKKMQVDFEERFEFHMFGPYSEELTLRVDELCSFGLLNEQHESKGAIEVYRYSLNELGKEFLHYHDVDLGMGERLIKRLNEENSRFLELVSTILYFEHLSYEEMLVKVFTLKSKQRYTEEEVQKGLTFLDECRQISLQQ from the coding sequence ATGCATAGAGGGCACGCCAAAATAATGCGGCTAGTGGAGGTCCTTGGTGAAGTAACAGGAAGAAAGAAACTGCAAAAAATGGTGTATATCTCTAAAAAAATGCAGGTGGATTTTGAGGAAAGATTTGAGTTTCATATGTTCGGGCCTTATTCCGAAGAACTGACATTGCGCGTAGATGAATTGTGTAGCTTTGGTCTTTTGAACGAACAGCATGAAAGTAAGGGAGCGATTGAAGTATATCGTTATTCCTTGAACGAATTGGGAAAAGAATTTTTGCACTATCATGATGTAGACCTAGGGATGGGAGAGCGTCTCATTAAACGCCTAAATGAAGAAAATTCCCGGTTTCTTGAGTTGGTTTCCACCATTCTTTATTTTGAGCACTTATCCTATGAAGAAATGCTGGTAAAAGTCTTTACATTGAAAAGCAAACAGCGCTATACAGAAGAGGAAGTACAAAAGGGACTTACTTTTCTTGACGAATGCAGACAAATTAGCTTGCAACAATAG
- a CDS encoding HD domain-containing protein has product MVVQKLLDEEKVFKDPVHRYVHVREKVIWDLIDSPEFQRLRRIRQLGTSYFTFHGGEHSRFNHSLGVYEIMRRILETFEGRVKLPYEEKLLCLCAALLHDVGHGPFSHSFEKVFRFDHEEWTRKIIMGRTGINQILRTVSDSFPKKVAEVIAKTYENKLIVSLISSQIDADRMDYLLRDAYYTGVNYGNFDIERILRVMRPSEDGVVIKASGMHAVEDYIMSRYQMYWQVYFHPVTRSAEVVLHKIFKRVKELFHRDYRFQLEPTHFLPFFCDRIQLKDYLMLDESIVYFYMHQWRNEPDAILSDLCSRFLDRNLLQYVEYNPRNFRTEYEIRELFQEAGIDPDYYVEVDSTSDLPYDYYRPGKEQERISIMLVKPNGEQAELSTMSEIVEAVCGKRRFDYKLYYPADLIESLPAELAQKIKERLGVVMSDA; this is encoded by the coding sequence ATGGTAGTACAGAAGCTATTAGATGAGGAAAAGGTTTTTAAAGATCCCGTTCATCGATATGTACATGTCAGGGAGAAAGTGATTTGGGATCTAATTGATTCACCTGAATTTCAACGACTAAGGCGTATCAGACAGCTTGGAACGAGTTATTTTACCTTCCATGGTGGCGAACATAGCCGATTCAATCACTCGTTGGGCGTCTATGAAATTATGAGACGCATCCTAGAGACCTTCGAGGGTCGAGTTAAGCTTCCTTATGAAGAAAAGCTCCTGTGTCTTTGTGCGGCTTTGCTACATGATGTTGGACATGGTCCTTTTTCACACTCCTTTGAAAAAGTATTTCGCTTTGATCATGAGGAATGGACGAGAAAAATCATTATGGGCAGGACGGGCATTAATCAAATTTTACGTACGGTTAGCGATTCGTTTCCTAAAAAGGTTGCGGAGGTTATCGCGAAAACGTATGAGAATAAACTGATTGTTTCTCTTATTTCTAGCCAGATAGATGCAGATCGAATGGATTATTTATTGCGAGATGCTTACTATACCGGAGTCAATTACGGTAATTTTGACATAGAGCGTATTCTGCGTGTGATGAGGCCCTCTGAGGATGGAGTAGTGATTAAAGCGAGTGGGATGCACGCGGTAGAAGACTACATCATGTCACGCTATCAAATGTACTGGCAAGTGTATTTTCACCCGGTGACGCGGAGTGCAGAAGTTGTTCTACATAAAATTTTTAAGCGTGTGAAGGAATTGTTTCATCGTGATTACCGTTTTCAACTAGAACCGACACATTTCCTACCATTTTTCTGTGATCGTATCCAATTGAAGGACTATCTGATGTTGGATGAATCCATTGTTTATTTCTATATGCATCAGTGGAGAAATGAGCCAGATGCAATTTTATCTGATTTGTGTTCACGTTTTTTAGACAGGAATCTCTTGCAATACGTCGAATATAATCCTAGAAATTTCCGAACGGAGTATGAGATCAGGGAATTGTTTCAAGAAGCGGGAATTGATCCCGACTATTATGTAGAAGTTGATTCTACATCCGATTTGCCCTATGATTATTATCGCCCTGGAAAAGAACAAGAACGGATTTCTATCATGTTGGTCAAACCAAACGGTGAGCAAGCGGAATTATCAACGATGTCAGAGATTGTAGAAGCGGTTTGCGGGAAGCGGAGATTTGATTATAAGCTTTATTATCCTGCTGATCTGATAGAATCGCTGCCTGCTGAGCTTGCCCAAAAGATTAAAGAACGACTAGGAGTAGTGATGTCGGATGCATAG
- a CDS encoding S-layer homology domain-containing protein, with product MSLNRKSLIILAITLNAVLGVGVIQTETYAKDKCKDNQQIGNNFTQKQVISSKQSIVKSSDRQKDYAKHWAVKEINLSLQNKWLGNYQDGNFRPDEPITQSQFLSALVSLHRLKEKQPHAETANSWAKEAYEKAAKAGWMTPDIKIHPDQGITRYEAAAWITNAWGHKQTDVFQYTYYNKLLLSSHKFVDGLYEPNGRLASKSMRFIQQTALMTDSFTRAEAAHTFYLLSSRINNLNECKSWMNQIQKSLVMKNGKLTGRAPVLPDVMYIKQASLIQNIDGEIKDLKGGFSIEPKGKLVFGATYNSSTTVLYEWRLPNLTPQNVLDLSYNDSQYLVRNLDADI from the coding sequence ATGAGTTTGAATCGAAAGTCGTTGATAATACTTGCAATAACACTAAATGCCGTACTGGGAGTGGGAGTGATTCAAACCGAGACATATGCTAAGGACAAATGTAAGGATAATCAGCAAATCGGAAATAATTTCACCCAGAAACAAGTCATCAGCAGTAAGCAGTCGATTGTAAAATCTTCCGATAGGCAAAAGGATTATGCAAAGCATTGGGCAGTAAAAGAAATTAACTTATCTCTCCAAAATAAATGGCTTGGGAATTACCAAGATGGGAATTTTCGACCTGATGAACCTATCACCCAGTCCCAATTCCTGTCTGCTTTAGTTTCATTACATCGACTGAAAGAGAAACAACCTCATGCCGAAACAGCCAACTCATGGGCCAAGGAAGCCTATGAAAAGGCAGCGAAAGCAGGCTGGATGACTCCAGATATTAAAATCCATCCTGATCAAGGTATTACCAGGTATGAGGCGGCTGCTTGGATAACGAATGCCTGGGGACATAAGCAAACTGATGTTTTTCAGTACACGTATTACAATAAACTCCTTCTTTCTAGTCATAAATTTGTTGATGGATTATATGAGCCTAATGGAAGGCTCGCATCGAAAAGCATGAGATTTATACAACAAACTGCTTTAATGACAGACTCATTCACGAGAGCTGAAGCAGCACATACATTTTATTTACTATCAAGTAGAATAAACAATCTGAACGAATGTAAGAGTTGGATGAATCAAATACAAAAATCATTGGTTATGAAGAATGGAAAATTGACCGGTAGGGCTCCCGTTTTACCTGATGTGATGTATATAAAACAAGCCTCATTAATACAGAATATTGATGGGGAAATAAAGGATCTGAAAGGGGGTTTTTCAATAGAGCCTAAGGGTAAATTAGTTTTTGGTGCTACTTACAATTCTAGCACCACCGTATTGTATGAATGGAGGCTACCAAACCTTACTCCTCAAAATGTGTTAGATCTTTCGTATAATGATTCGCAATATTTGGTGAGGAATTTGGATGCTGACATATGA
- a CDS encoding transglycosylase domain-containing protein has translation MEVIREHPLLRWLRRVKLFLKILGLTMLAAALSILFLVLYLRSQPMPATVIHQTSTIYAGNGEVIDSIHRGENRYVVTLDNISPYLVKATLSIEDRYFYQHMGIDLKRTAKAAYVNIAEMNKAQGASTITQQLARNLYLSHEKTWTRKAKEALLTLQLELNYSKDEILAMYMNQIYYGHSAYGAEAAAGTYFGKKAKELTLAESSMLAGIPKGPTYYSPITNFDNAKKRQKLILSAMHRDGYITEKQMREAYEQKLTFRSPQEAQKTSIAPYFRDYILALAKDKYGISEEAVQNGGLKIYTTLDVTTQKKAEEAILKNMPKNNQELQVALIAIDPKTGFIKAMVGGRDYKKSQFNRVLSKRQPGSTFKPIMYLSALDNGFTPLTLMKSEPTVFTYENGQEYVPSNYGNKFTNTFITMQEAIATSDNIYAVKTINQLTPQKTVDEARKLGITSPLQAVPSLALGTSPISPLELTAAYSTIANNGSYITPIAILKIMDNTGAILAEDSSTHVPVADPSSSYVLNQMMQTVFSDTRGTANRVAAQINRPVAGKTGSTDYDSWISGFTPQLVTSVWTGYDEGKKIDPIKDARLAAPLWADFMERALHNQPPSQFNAPTGVVSVYIDPVTKKLATQNCPHAQVMYFKAGTEPQDYCSEHIPEQELPNPKPPEKEKKSLWNKLWGR, from the coding sequence ATGGAAGTCATCCGCGAGCATCCATTACTTCGTTGGCTTAGGCGGGTCAAACTTTTTTTAAAAATTCTAGGTCTTACCATGCTAGCGGCTGCATTATCCATCCTATTTCTGGTCTTATATTTACGTTCTCAACCAATGCCCGCCACAGTTATTCATCAAACATCAACCATCTACGCAGGTAACGGAGAAGTTATAGATAGTATTCACAGAGGAGAAAATCGTTATGTCGTCACATTAGACAATATTTCTCCTTATTTAGTGAAAGCTACTCTTTCCATTGAGGATCGTTATTTTTACCAGCATATGGGCATTGATCTAAAAAGGACTGCTAAAGCAGCTTACGTGAACATTGCCGAAATGAACAAAGCTCAAGGTGCCAGCACGATTACACAACAGCTAGCTCGCAATCTATATTTGAGTCACGAGAAGACCTGGACACGTAAGGCAAAAGAAGCCTTACTGACTTTACAACTAGAGCTTAATTATTCAAAAGATGAAATTTTAGCAATGTACATGAATCAAATCTATTACGGACATTCTGCCTATGGTGCAGAAGCCGCCGCTGGAACCTACTTTGGCAAAAAAGCGAAAGAATTGACGCTCGCAGAGAGCTCTATGTTAGCAGGAATTCCAAAAGGTCCTACCTATTATTCACCTATTACTAATTTTGATAATGCTAAAAAGCGTCAAAAATTAATCTTGTCTGCCATGCACCGTGATGGATATATTACCGAAAAACAAATGCGGGAGGCTTACGAGCAGAAATTAACGTTCCGGTCCCCCCAGGAAGCACAGAAGACTTCTATAGCTCCTTATTTTCGAGATTATATTCTTGCTTTAGCAAAGGATAAATACGGCATCAGTGAAGAAGCAGTTCAGAACGGCGGATTAAAAATTTACACCACCTTAGATGTTACAACCCAAAAGAAAGCGGAAGAAGCTATCTTAAAAAACATGCCTAAAAATAATCAAGAATTACAGGTAGCTTTAATAGCCATTGATCCTAAAACGGGGTTCATTAAAGCAATGGTAGGTGGCCGTGATTATAAAAAAAGCCAATTCAATCGTGTATTGAGTAAACGACAACCCGGTTCTACCTTTAAGCCAATCATGTATTTATCCGCTTTAGATAATGGTTTTACTCCATTAACATTGATGAAGAGTGAGCCGACTGTCTTTACTTACGAAAATGGACAAGAATACGTTCCCAGTAACTATGGCAATAAATTCACGAATACCTTTATTACCATGCAAGAAGCCATCGCCACATCAGATAATATTTATGCTGTCAAAACGATTAATCAATTAACACCACAAAAAACAGTAGACGAGGCTAGAAAACTGGGGATAACTAGTCCCCTACAGGCTGTACCTTCCCTTGCTTTAGGAACATCGCCTATTTCTCCCTTGGAATTGACAGCGGCGTACAGTACGATTGCAAATAATGGATCATACATTACACCAATAGCTATTTTGAAAATTATGGATAACACAGGTGCCATTTTAGCTGAGGATTCCTCTACGCATGTCCCTGTGGCAGATCCAAGTAGTTCATATGTATTAAATCAGATGATGCAGACCGTTTTTAGCGATACACGTGGTACAGCTAATCGAGTTGCCGCACAAATTAACCGTCCAGTCGCTGGGAAAACAGGGTCTACTGACTATGACTCCTGGATAAGTGGATTTACACCCCAGCTAGTAACCAGTGTATGGACAGGCTATGACGAAGGGAAGAAGATTGATCCGATCAAGGATGCACGTCTAGCGGCACCACTTTGGGCCGATTTCATGGAAAGAGCTCTGCATAATCAACCTCCTAGCCAATTTAATGCTCCTACCGGTGTCGTATCGGTTTACATAGACCCAGTAACCAAAAAATTGGCTACCCAAAACTGCCCGCATGCACAGGTCATGTATTTTAAAGCAGGTACAGAACCTCAGGATTACTGTTCTGAGCATATTCCTGAACAAGAATTACCTAACCCAAAGCCACCTGAAAAAGAAAAAAAATCATTGTGGAACAAATTGTGGGGCAGATAA
- a CDS encoding DUF1934 domain-containing protein — protein sequence MQDVQLSLSIIQKAEGQTDKTDVKMSGKASLRNSSWFLQYKEQVEGVGEVSNIVRINEDSTQLLRQGSLQMKQIFEKGKGTDSLYSSPYGNMQMHTHTRTYKVTYQSEKPTHVFIAYQLWLSGQYVGEFEWDMKIAWD from the coding sequence ATGCAAGATGTTCAATTATCCTTATCTATCATACAAAAAGCAGAAGGGCAAACCGACAAAACAGATGTAAAAATGTCGGGTAAAGCTTCTCTACGTAATTCTTCCTGGTTCCTGCAATATAAAGAACAGGTTGAGGGAGTGGGAGAGGTATCCAATATTGTACGTATTAACGAAGATAGTACACAATTGCTACGCCAAGGTAGTTTGCAGATGAAGCAAATATTTGAAAAGGGGAAAGGCACAGATAGTTTGTATAGCAGTCCTTACGGAAATATGCAGATGCATACTCATACTCGAACATATAAAGTAACGTACCAAAGTGAAAAACCAACTCATGTGTTTATTGCCTATCAATTATGGTTGAGTGGACAGTATGTTGGTGAATTCGAATGGGACATGAAAATTGCATGGGATTAG
- the speB gene encoding agmatinase, which yields MRFDEAYSGNVFIRSHQNYEESQAVIYGMPMDWTVSFRPGSRFGPSRIREVSIGLEEYSPYLDRLLEEVKYFDAGDIPLPFGNVEGSLQAIREFVAKVLADNKIPVGMGGEHLVTWPVIQAMHDKYEDLVIFHFDAHTDLRDNYEGYEYSHSTPIKKACNLLGGKNVYSFGIRSGMKEEFDWAKENMHLYKYDVLEPVKQVLPTIGNRPIYLTIDIDVLDPSAAPGTGTTEAGGITSRELLDTIHFMANNGANVVGFDLVEVAPVYDHSEMTQIVASKIFREMILSFVK from the coding sequence ATGCGTTTTGATGAAGCTTATTCTGGCAATGTGTTTATTCGCAGCCATCAAAACTATGAAGAGAGTCAAGCAGTCATTTATGGCATGCCTATGGATTGGACAGTAAGCTTCCGTCCAGGCTCTCGTTTCGGCCCTTCACGTATTCGCGAAGTCTCCATTGGCTTAGAAGAATACAGTCCTTATTTGGACAGGCTATTGGAAGAAGTGAAGTATTTTGACGCTGGAGATATTCCTCTACCTTTTGGAAATGTGGAAGGCAGTCTCCAAGCGATTCGAGAGTTCGTTGCGAAAGTATTAGCTGATAATAAAATCCCTGTTGGTATGGGCGGTGAACACTTGGTTACGTGGCCAGTGATTCAAGCCATGCATGACAAGTACGAGGATTTAGTTATCTTCCATTTTGATGCACACACCGATCTTAGAGATAACTATGAAGGCTATGAGTACTCCCATTCCACTCCAATTAAAAAGGCGTGCAATTTACTTGGAGGCAAAAACGTTTATTCGTTTGGAATCCGTAGTGGGATGAAAGAAGAGTTTGATTGGGCGAAGGAAAACATGCATTTATACAAGTACGATGTATTGGAGCCTGTTAAACAAGTCCTTCCTACCATTGGAAATCGCCCCATTTATTTAACGATTGATATTGACGTATTAGATCCTTCTGCTGCTCCTGGTACGGGTACAACAGAAGCTGGCGGTATCACGTCTCGTGAGTTGCTAGATACTATTCATTTTATGGCGAACAACGGAGCTAATGTGGTCGGATTTGATTTAGTGGAAGTAGCACCTGTGTATGATCATAGTGAGATGACACAGATTGTTGCCTCCAAAATTTTCCGTGAGATGATATTAAGCTTTGTAAAATAA
- a CDS encoding sigma-54 interaction domain-containing protein — protein sequence MLSAILGAIDEGIHVVDAQGITIMYNHIAARLDGLTQEEVLGKPLLQVFPSLDSESSTMLNVIQTGKPMYNRTQRYTNWRGVQVETINTTLPVRVDDRLVGAVEVAKDMKKLRELSEQLVDLQVQVQSGRKKQVKPLVSDQVFYEFSDILTNNAELNRVKQIALKSARTNSPVLIYGETGTGKELLVQSIHQASPRKKRPFIAQNCAALPASLLEGILFGTTKGSFTGADDRPGLFEVANGGTLFLDEINSMPLELQAKLLRVLQDGQIRRIGGTGSVQVDVRVIAATNELPEKVVESGGLRADLYYRLNVVSFWLPPLHKRPEDIPLLVEHFVQKYNNMFELQVKGLDQEVWTLFKRCMWPGNIRELEHMIEAAMNVTEGEWITVEDLPLSFLKRMDEIEEVLQEQEDGVSNEKIITIDGTLRDVLRKTEKRLIQMALEQTQGNILQAAKQLGIPRQTLQYKLAQQKDKK from the coding sequence ATGTTAAGCGCAATTTTAGGAGCAATTGATGAAGGCATCCATGTGGTTGACGCCCAAGGAATAACGATCATGTACAATCACATCGCTGCAAGATTGGATGGTTTAACACAAGAGGAGGTGCTGGGTAAACCGTTGTTGCAAGTGTTTCCTTCCTTAGATAGCGAGTCCAGCACCATGTTAAATGTCATTCAAACGGGCAAGCCCATGTATAATCGCACCCAACGCTATACCAACTGGCGAGGCGTACAGGTGGAGACAATCAATACTACGTTACCGGTCCGTGTAGACGATCGGCTAGTTGGGGCAGTTGAGGTAGCTAAAGATATGAAAAAACTAAGGGAGTTGTCGGAGCAGTTAGTTGATTTGCAGGTTCAAGTCCAAAGTGGACGAAAAAAGCAAGTGAAGCCACTTGTGTCAGATCAGGTATTTTATGAGTTCTCCGATATCTTAACAAATAACGCTGAGTTAAATCGTGTGAAACAGATAGCGCTAAAATCAGCGCGAACCAACTCTCCTGTACTGATTTATGGAGAAACAGGGACAGGTAAAGAGTTGCTGGTACAATCTATCCATCAAGCATCCCCACGAAAGAAACGTCCGTTTATTGCTCAAAATTGTGCTGCCTTGCCTGCTTCCTTATTAGAGGGAATTCTCTTTGGTACCACGAAGGGTAGCTTCACTGGGGCAGATGATCGTCCTGGGTTGTTTGAAGTAGCAAATGGAGGTACGTTATTCCTAGATGAAATAAACAGTATGCCATTGGAGCTGCAAGCCAAATTATTGCGTGTATTACAGGACGGTCAGATCAGAAGAATAGGCGGTACGGGATCAGTGCAGGTCGATGTGAGAGTCATTGCAGCTACTAATGAATTGCCAGAAAAAGTGGTGGAAAGTGGGGGATTGAGAGCTGATCTGTATTATCGCTTAAATGTTGTGTCCTTCTGGCTTCCACCGTTACACAAACGTCCAGAGGATATTCCCCTTTTAGTAGAGCATTTCGTACAGAAGTATAACAACATGTTTGAGCTACAGGTAAAAGGATTGGATCAAGAGGTATGGACTTTATTTAAGCGATGTATGTGGCCGGGTAACATTCGAGAGTTAGAGCATATGATTGAAGCTGCCATGAATGTTACTGAAGGCGAATGGATTACAGTCGAAGACCTTCCGTTATCCTTTTTGAAAAGAATGGATGAGATAGAGGAGGTACTACAAGAACAAGAAGACGGTGTAAGTAATGAAAAAATTATCACTATAGATGGAACCTTACGAGATGTACTAAGAAAAACAGAGAAGCGTTTAATTCAAATGGCACTGGAACAAACCCAAGGAAATATTCTGCAAGCCGCAAAACAATTAGGAATTCCTCGACAAACTCTACAGTATAAATTGGCGCAACAGAAAGATAAAAAGTAA
- the ablA gene encoding lysine 2,3-aminomutase: MALAVRKLRNWRDVELWKDVTDEQWNDWMWQLTHTIKNVDDLKKVIHLTPEEEEGVRISNQTIPLNITPYYALLMDENDPKDPVRLQSVPLSHEMVRTQYDMEDPLHEDEDSPVPGLTHRYPDRVLFLVTNQCSMYCRYCTRRRFSGQIGMGVPKKQLDACLDYIRNTPEVRDVLLSGGDALLINDRVLEYVIKSLREIPHVEIIRIGTRAPVVFPQRITENLCEILKKYHPVWLNTHFNHPKEITEEAKKACEMLSYAGVPLGNQSVILAGVNDDPYTMKQLMQDLVKIRVRPYYIYQCDLSEGIGHFRAPISKGLEIMEYLRGHTSGYAVPTFVVDAPHGGGKIPVMPNYIISQSADKVILRNFEGVITAYPEPQNYKAPDLSQNEYYQAERGKAVGIAALMEDLADNLEPTGLQRNKRIEATKVKSLADVRKEQSEQKKQKEQRARISEKEA; the protein is encoded by the coding sequence ATGGCATTAGCAGTTCGTAAATTGCGTAATTGGCGGGACGTGGAATTATGGAAAGACGTTACGGATGAACAATGGAACGATTGGATGTGGCAGTTGACCCACACCATTAAAAATGTAGATGACTTAAAAAAGGTAATTCATTTAACCCCTGAGGAAGAAGAGGGAGTGCGGATTTCCAACCAGACCATTCCGTTAAATATCACACCTTACTATGCATTGCTAATGGATGAGAACGATCCAAAGGATCCAGTTCGTTTACAATCTGTCCCGTTATCACATGAAATGGTCCGCACTCAGTACGATATGGAGGACCCGTTACATGAGGATGAGGATTCACCTGTTCCTGGTCTGACTCATCGCTATCCAGATCGCGTTCTATTTTTAGTAACTAATCAATGTTCTATGTATTGTCGTTACTGTACGCGCCGGCGTTTTTCAGGTCAGATCGGTATGGGAGTACCTAAAAAACAATTGGATGCCTGTTTAGATTATATTCGTAACACCCCAGAGGTACGCGATGTACTTTTATCCGGTGGGGATGCTCTACTTATTAATGACCGTGTACTTGAATACGTTATAAAAAGTCTGAGAGAGATTCCGCATGTGGAGATCATTCGGATTGGAACACGAGCACCTGTCGTTTTCCCACAACGCATCACGGAGAATTTGTGCGAGATTTTGAAGAAATATCATCCTGTTTGGCTCAATACGCATTTCAATCATCCCAAAGAAATTACCGAAGAAGCAAAAAAAGCTTGTGAAATGCTTTCGTATGCTGGCGTTCCGCTAGGTAATCAGTCCGTTATTCTTGCCGGAGTCAACGATGATCCGTACACGATGAAGCAATTGATGCAAGACCTGGTTAAAATCCGCGTGCGTCCTTATTATATCTATCAATGTGATCTATCAGAAGGCATCGGTCACTTCCGAGCACCAATTTCTAAAGGATTAGAGATCATGGAATACTTACGCGGTCATACCTCAGGCTATGCAGTACCTACTTTTGTTGTAGACGCTCCGCATGGTGGTGGTAAGATTCCAGTAATGCCCAACTATATCATTTCTCAATCGGCTGATAAAGTAATCCTACGTAATTTTGAAGGGGTTATCACTGCTTACCCTGAACCACAGAATTACAAGGCACCAGATCTATCACAAAATGAATACTATCAGGCTGAGAGGGGAAAAGCAGTAGGTATTGCAGCATTAATGGAAGATTTAGCAGACAATTTGGAGCCAACAGGTCTACAGCGTAATAAACGGATTGAGGCCACCAAGGTCAAGTCGCTTGCCGATGTGCGTAAAGAACAGAGTGAGCAGAAGAAGCAGAAAGAGCAACGTGCTAGAATAAGTGAAAAAGAGGCATAG
- the speE gene encoding polyamine aminopropyltransferase, whose protein sequence is MELWYTEKQTENHGITTKISETLYSEKTDFQQLDIINTNQFGRMLVLDGMVMTTDVDEFVYHEMITHIALNTHPNPKKVLVVGGGDGGAIREIVKHASVEKAVLAEIDGGVIEASKKYFPEIAKDLMGNPRVDVQVIDGIKHIHDHKGEYDVIMVDSTEPVGPAVGLFEKGFYQGIADALKPDGIMVAQTESPWFNRELIKRVFKDLSSIFPVTRLYTASIPTYPSGLWSFTIASKKYDPLAVDPSTIKDMDTKYYNKDIHKAVFQLPNFVAELTRD, encoded by the coding sequence ATGGAACTATGGTACACTGAGAAGCAAACGGAAAATCACGGGATTACAACAAAAATCTCTGAGACACTATATAGTGAGAAAACTGATTTTCAACAGTTAGATATTATCAATACCAATCAATTTGGACGTATGCTTGTACTGGACGGTATGGTAATGACTACGGACGTTGATGAGTTTGTTTACCATGAAATGATTACTCACATTGCTCTTAATACCCACCCTAATCCTAAGAAAGTATTAGTTGTGGGCGGAGGAGACGGAGGAGCAATTCGTGAAATCGTTAAGCATGCTTCCGTAGAAAAAGCTGTACTGGCTGAAATTGACGGCGGAGTGATTGAAGCCTCCAAAAAATATTTCCCAGAGATTGCGAAAGATTTAATGGGAAACCCGCGTGTCGATGTGCAAGTTATCGATGGAATTAAACATATTCATGATCACAAAGGTGAATATGATGTAATCATGGTTGACTCTACAGAGCCAGTTGGTCCAGCCGTGGGCCTGTTTGAGAAAGGCTTTTATCAAGGAATCGCTGATGCCCTAAAACCAGACGGAATCATGGTTGCACAGACAGAATCACCTTGGTTTAACCGTGAATTAATCAAACGAGTATTCAAAGACTTATCTTCTATCTTCCCAGTGACTCGTTTGTATACAGCAAGCATTCCAACTTATCCATCAGGTCTGTGGAGCTTTACGATTGCTTCTAAGAAATATGATCCGTTGGCAGTAGATCCATCTACGATCAAAGATATGGATACCAAATACTATAACAAAGATATTCATAAAGCAGTGTTTCAGCTTCCTAACTTTGTAGCTGAACTGACTCGCGACTAG